One genomic segment of Fusobacterium nucleatum includes these proteins:
- a CDS encoding autotransporter-associated N-terminal domain-containing protein, protein MKNNLSKVEKDLRSIARKYKTVRYSIGLAVLFLMLGINAFSEETVTREIIQNSVGNLQSKIETLKVENEKALKGLRLELVQLMEQGNQVVKSPWSSWQFGLNYMYSRWGGAYKGRGDKKEKYPYEGIFARSNDLFLRSISPDSDFYEKYTAASKERLKNSATTSDRKRQGLRDSSYGLENTLNQQEPIVQIELGASVRPREIVKSPVNVTAPRITVSPVTPFSKPSAPSEPTAPTIDIKGFDPAAPDVKAPDLPVAPTFNIQLGSYRNYMEQDINPQDGGRHSGSGKSYNTSDNPVIDGKTLTPTVIYAWASPSGAIDGPGFDSALLKAYFDYTRRSGGGGGTATVTGDITIDSIRGNITDPNAATRWWNNQRFLVGGSRVATLDNASGGGRILNKATVNMVGPLVVGYEIQNDNNAGSGKREVVNEGILTDDKEKDLEDIGGLKKGASEKLKRSPHLGGDEINVARTKDKVVNGQLIKGGYTGYKIGMILTHEWDTPDPEHNYYSLINNGIISFMGRNSIGIQVYAPPQGNPNTIIHVINKENGKITLGGIESYGLKLSSRILRNAGSNNSEFENRGEINISGGDGSENSLSSGMAVLEDTNMSGNKAIRAYKGMAVNKGTINVSGGKGNTGMVLKVNAADNITNDTSGTINVSGTANIGMRVDKGAVNTDEPGDPEAINNGTINVSGSATEAKNGNIGMVAHNQAKAINNKHITFTSGTKYGTGLLAKGAGAKIENNGANAKITGSGLERTIGMSTLKDTAGSNSGTIDLNGNRVTGVYNEGTFNMTGGLLKAAGNQSISLYSKGSSSITNITGGKIVAGDKAVGLYADSSTIGIKNPTKLEAHNGGLMFYNYASNAPTNPSGRFNLTGDVEGDIKSGGTAFYFKGAASNTASFLNQMFNKGQASSTGKLKLKLEDGATLFVLDSPGGAPIKLSTVRTLGTALGDKVDISRTTSNKYKAYTVYKGSLEIDEAVNLDNETDNFYKMDFTASNVTINENISVTGSKEGKVIIAQANYNGAPNSSTIKVTNKGKIDYSGNKSTALATDFGQVTNETSGTIRMSGDNSIGLYGAANSIVTNKGTIEMGKAGVGIWGANKLSDKYANRNINIVNSGTIRGISGKEGIFGIYAKNSHAGATSNISHSGNIDLSQAKKSTGIFMTKGTLNSSGNISVNEGSVGVNAEDSTVNVNGGTHTIGANSIGFNLKGNSSKLLANSGNISITGKGSVAYLFEGVNLTSGVNFKDNLTLTATNGYTYINLTNSTLNYKNQKTINNDETIFVNSKNSTVNLLEGNDISSTKNKVVGVYSEGGHVSNAGKMTLMGDGSSALYSKGAATVNGASGKITIGTNGSGIYVVNAGSTGSNYGEITIGAGSVGMRAENGRIKNYSTGKISSTAEKATGMSQSGNENLENEGTITLTGNQSVGMHSEGVTAAGHQMINKGIVTVGHSATATNPSIGMYAANTDKTTIVNNGKVIAGNKSTGIYGGNVTLNNNSETSAGNGGIGVYSKGGTVDIKENAKISVGDTLGDKQEGVGVYLAGNNQTLNSDTDNLTIGKGSFGYVMTGQGNTVRTGKAGTTRMINLTHGSIFMYSADRTGTAVNYNNLRSTGDLNYGIYASGRVDNHGTIDFSQGIGNIGAYSYTKGATTTPNSIRNYGTINVSKSDLQTNPDDRKYGIGMAAGYSEESPAGSGRKVTRGIGSIENHGLIRVTTPDSIGMYATGKGSRIYNGPTGRIELSGRKRNIGIFAENGAEVVNEGTITTVGSGNVGQIGIGITSGATLINRGNIHVNAARGYGLFVAGGIVKNYGNITVAGGAQKTKEVSAADTSKALGDEGLDRVGIKSPAGASKGTITSNGKVKRPTIVRAIPNRKPSEIPKSSIGMYLDTSGINYTKPINNVGALAGLKQGDLIVGTEAADYTNSKYIQLGQDIIKPYNEMIRKSGIEKWSIYSASLTWMASITQLPDYTIRNAYLVKIPYTVFAGDKKTTRDTYNFTDGLEQRYGVEGLNSREKELFKKLNKIGNNERILLQQAFDEMMGHQYANVQQRIYATGQILDKEFDYLRDEWKTASKDSNKMKIFGTKGEYKTDTAGVIDYKNEAYGMAYVHENEDIKLGKGIGWYTGIVDNTFKFKDIGRSKEEQIQAKVGLLKSIPFDDNNSLNWTISGDIFVGYNKMHRKYLVVNEIFNARSKYYTYGIGIKNKISKDFRLSEDFSLVPYGSLNLEYGRVNKIKEKVGEIRLEVKENYYVSVNPEIGAELTYKHLLASRKTFRMGLGIAYENELGKVANGKNKARVAYTNADWFNIRGEKEDRKGNIKFDLNIGLDNQRVGVTANAGYDTKGHNVRGGLGLRVIF, encoded by the coding sequence ATGAAAAACAATTTATCTAAAGTAGAGAAAGATTTGCGTTCTATAGCAAGGAAATACAAAACAGTAAGATATTCTATAGGACTAGCAGTTCTTTTTTTAATGTTGGGGATAAATGCCTTTTCAGAAGAAACTGTAACAAGGGAAATAATACAAAATTCTGTGGGAAATTTACAATCAAAAATTGAAACATTAAAGGTTGAAAATGAAAAAGCTTTAAAAGGATTAAGATTAGAATTAGTACAATTAATGGAACAAGGAAATCAAGTAGTAAAATCTCCATGGAGTTCATGGCAATTTGGATTAAATTACATGTACAGTCGTTGGGGTGGAGCATATAAAGGAAGAGGAGATAAAAAAGAAAAATACCCTTATGAAGGAATTTTTGCTAGAAGTAATGATTTATTTTTAAGGAGTATATCTCCAGATAGTGATTTTTATGAAAAATACACAGCAGCTTCAAAAGAAAGATTAAAAAATTCTGCTACAACATCAGATAGAAAAAGACAAGGTTTAAGAGATTCTAGTTATGGATTAGAAAACACTCTTAATCAACAAGAACCAATAGTTCAAATAGAACTAGGAGCATCAGTTAGACCAAGAGAAATAGTCAAATCACCAGTAAATGTAACAGCACCTAGAATAACAGTAAGTCCAGTGACACCTTTCTCAAAACCAAGTGCACCATCTGAACCAACAGCACCAACAATAGATATTAAAGGGTTTGACCCTGCTGCACCAGATGTAAAAGCGCCTGATTTACCAGTGGCACCTACTTTTAATATTCAATTAGGATCTTATCGTAACTATATGGAACAAGATATTAATCCACAAGATGGAGGAAGACACTCTGGAAGTGGTAAATCATATAACACTAGTGATAATCCAGTAATTGATGGAAAAACTTTAACACCGACAGTAATATATGCTTGGGCAAGCCCAAGTGGTGCTATTGATGGACCAGGTTTTGATTCAGCATTATTAAAAGCATATTTTGATTATACAAGAAGAAGTGGTGGAGGAGGAGGAACTGCAACAGTAACTGGAGATATAACAATTGATTCAATTAGAGGAAATATAACAGATCCTAATGCTGCTACAAGGTGGTGGAATAATCAAAGATTCCTTGTAGGAGGTTCGAGAGTGGCCACATTAGATAATGCTAGTGGAGGAGGAAGAATACTAAACAAAGCAACGGTAAATATGGTTGGTCCACTTGTTGTAGGTTATGAAATACAAAATGATAATAATGCTGGTTCAGGTAAAAGAGAAGTAGTAAATGAAGGAATTCTAACAGATGATAAAGAAAAAGATCTTGAGGATATTGGAGGACTAAAAAAAGGAGCTTCTGAAAAATTAAAACGTTCACCACATTTAGGAGGAGATGAAATAAATGTCGCAAGAACTAAAGATAAAGTAGTTAATGGACAATTAATAAAAGGTGGATATACAGGCTATAAAATAGGAATGATTTTAACTCATGAATGGGATACTCCAGATCCAGAACATAATTATTATAGTTTAATAAATAATGGAATAATTTCATTTATGGGTAGAAATTCTATTGGAATACAAGTATATGCTCCACCACAAGGGAATCCTAATACAATTATACATGTAATAAATAAAGAGAATGGAAAAATAACATTAGGTGGAATAGAAAGTTATGGTTTAAAACTCTCTTCAAGAATTTTAAGAAATGCAGGAAGTAATAATTCAGAATTTGAAAATAGAGGAGAAATAAATATTAGTGGAGGAGATGGAAGTGAAAATTCTCTTTCATCAGGAATGGCAGTATTAGAAGATACTAATATGAGTGGTAATAAAGCAATAAGAGCCTATAAAGGAATGGCAGTAAATAAAGGCACAATAAATGTTTCAGGTGGTAAAGGTAATACTGGAATGGTTCTTAAAGTAAATGCTGCTGATAATATTACAAATGATACAAGTGGAACTATAAATGTTAGTGGAACAGCTAATATTGGAATGAGAGTTGATAAGGGTGCTGTTAATACAGATGAACCTGGGGATCCAGAAGCTATAAATAATGGAACAATAAATGTATCTGGTAGTGCTACTGAAGCAAAAAATGGAAATATTGGAATGGTAGCTCATAACCAAGCTAAAGCTATAAATAATAAACATATAACTTTTACTAGTGGTACAAAATATGGTACAGGTTTATTAGCAAAAGGGGCAGGAGCTAAGATAGAAAATAATGGTGCTAATGCAAAAATTACAGGTTCTGGATTAGAAAGAACAATTGGAATGTCAACTTTGAAAGATACTGCTGGTTCAAATAGTGGAACAATAGATTTAAACGGAAATAGAGTAACTGGAGTATATAATGAAGGTACTTTCAATATGACTGGAGGTCTTTTAAAAGCAGCAGGAAATCAATCTATCTCATTATATTCTAAAGGTTCATCATCAATAACTAATATTACAGGAGGAAAAATAGTTGCTGGAGATAAGGCAGTGGGACTTTATGCTGATAGTTCAACTATTGGAATAAAAAATCCTACTAAGTTAGAAGCTCATAATGGTGGGTTAATGTTTTATAACTATGCAAGTAATGCACCTACTAATCCAAGTGGTAGATTTAATTTAACAGGCGATGTTGAAGGAGATATTAAATCAGGAGGAACAGCTTTCTATTTTAAAGGAGCAGCCTCAAATACAGCTTCTTTCCTTAATCAAATGTTTAATAAAGGACAAGCATCAAGTACAGGAAAATTAAAATTAAAATTAGAAGATGGAGCAACATTATTTGTTCTTGATAGCCCAGGAGGAGCACCAATAAAACTAAGTACTGTTAGAACATTGGGAACAGCTTTAGGAGATAAGGTAGATATATCAAGAACAACATCAAATAAATATAAAGCTTACACAGTTTATAAAGGTTCATTAGAAATAGATGAGGCAGTAAATTTAGATAATGAAACAGATAATTTTTATAAAATGGATTTTACAGCTTCAAATGTTACTATAAATGAAAATATAAGTGTAACAGGTTCTAAAGAAGGTAAAGTAATAATAGCACAGGCTAATTATAATGGAGCACCAAATTCTTCAACTATAAAGGTAACAAATAAAGGTAAGATAGATTATTCTGGAAATAAATCCACAGCATTGGCAACAGATTTTGGACAAGTTACTAACGAAACATCAGGTACTATAAGAATGAGTGGAGATAATAGTATAGGACTTTATGGAGCTGCTAATTCTATTGTAACAAATAAAGGTACAATAGAAATGGGAAAAGCTGGAGTAGGAATTTGGGGTGCTAATAAATTATCTGATAAGTATGCAAATAGAAATATTAACATAGTAAATTCTGGAACTATTAGAGGAATTAGTGGAAAAGAAGGAATATTTGGAATATATGCTAAAAATAGTCATGCTGGAGCAACTTCTAATATTTCACATAGTGGTAATATAGATTTATCACAAGCTAAAAAGAGTACAGGAATATTTATGACGAAAGGAACATTGAATTCAAGTGGAAATATTTCTGTTAATGAAGGAAGTGTTGGAGTAAATGCAGAAGATTCAACTGTAAATGTAAATGGAGGAACTCACACAATAGGAGCTAATTCTATTGGATTTAACCTAAAAGGAAATTCTTCTAAACTTTTAGCAAATTCTGGAAATATTTCAATAACAGGAAAAGGATCTGTGGCATATTTATTTGAAGGAGTTAATTTAACTTCTGGTGTTAATTTTAAAGATAATTTAACATTAACAGCAACAAACGGATATACATATATAAATCTTACAAATAGTACTTTAAATTATAAAAACCAAAAAACTATTAATAATGATGAGACAATTTTTGTAAATTCAAAAAATTCAACTGTTAATTTGCTAGAAGGAAATGATATTTCTTCAACAAAAAATAAAGTTGTAGGTGTATATTCAGAAGGTGGACATGTATCAAATGCTGGAAAAATGACATTGATGGGAGATGGGTCATCAGCTTTATATAGTAAAGGTGCAGCAACAGTAAACGGAGCATCTGGTAAAATTACTATAGGAACTAATGGTTCAGGAATATATGTTGTAAATGCTGGTAGTACTGGTTCTAACTATGGAGAAATAACAATAGGAGCTGGTTCTGTTGGAATGCGTGCAGAAAATGGTAGAATTAAAAATTATTCTACTGGAAAAATTTCTAGTACTGCTGAAAAGGCAACAGGAATGTCACAAAGTGGTAATGAAAATCTTGAAAATGAAGGTACAATCACATTGACAGGTAATCAATCTGTTGGAATGCATAGTGAAGGTGTAACAGCAGCAGGACACCAAATGATTAATAAAGGAATTGTTACAGTAGGGCATTCAGCAACAGCAACAAATCCAAGCATAGGTATGTATGCTGCTAATACTGATAAGACAACTATTGTAAATAATGGAAAAGTAATTGCAGGAAATAAATCAACAGGAATTTATGGAGGAAATGTAACTTTAAATAATAATTCAGAAACTTCAGCAGGTAATGGAGGAATAGGAGTTTATTCTAAAGGAGGAACTGTTGATATTAAAGAAAATGCAAAAATAAGTGTAGGAGATACATTAGGAGATAAACAAGAAGGTGTAGGAGTTTACCTTGCTGGAAATAACCAAACTCTTAACAGTGATACAGATAATTTAACTATTGGAAAAGGATCATTTGGTTATGTTATGACAGGACAAGGTAATACAGTAAGAACAGGTAAAGCTGGAACAACAAGAATGATAAATCTTACTCATGGTTCAATATTTATGTATTCAGCAGATAGGACAGGAACAGCAGTGAATTACAATAATTTAAGATCAACTGGTGACTTGAACTATGGTATTTATGCTTCAGGAAGAGTAGATAATCACGGAACAATAGATTTTAGCCAAGGAATTGGAAATATTGGGGCATATAGCTATACAAAAGGAGCAACTACAACACCTAATTCTATAAGAAATTATGGAACAATAAATGTTTCTAAATCTGATTTACAAACAAATCCTGATGATAGAAAGTATGGAATAGGTATGGCAGCAGGGTATAGTGAAGAAAGTCCAGCTGGTTCAGGAAGAAAGGTAACAAGAGGAATTGGAAGTATTGAAAATCATGGACTAATAAGAGTTACTACACCAGATAGTATTGGAATGTATGCAACAGGAAAAGGTTCAAGAATATATAATGGACCTACAGGTAGAATAGAATTAAGTGGTCGTAAAAGAAATATAGGAATATTTGCTGAAAATGGAGCTGAAGTTGTAAATGAAGGAACAATTACAACAGTAGGTTCAGGAAATGTTGGGCAAATAGGAATAGGAATTACAAGTGGGGCAACCTTAATCAATAGAGGAAATATCCATGTAAATGCTGCAAGAGGTTATGGTTTATTTGTAGCAGGAGGAATAGTTAAAAACTATGGAAATATAACAGTAGCAGGAGGAGCACAAAAAACTAAAGAGGTCAGTGCAGCTGATACATCAAAGGCCTTGGGAGATGAAGGTTTAGACAGAGTAGGAATCAAATCTCCAGCAGGAGCTTCTAAAGGTACTATAACATCAAATGGAAAAGTTAAAAGACCTACAATAGTGCGAGCAATCCCTAATAGAAAACCTAGTGAAATTCCTAAATCTTCAATAGGTATGTATTTAGATACATCAGGAATTAATTATACAAAACCTATTAATAATGTAGGAGCTTTGGCAGGACTAAAACAAGGGGACTTAATTGTAGGAACTGAAGCAGCTGACTATACAAACAGTAAATATATTCAACTGGGGCAAGATATAATAAAACCATATAATGAGATGATTAGAAAATCAGGAATAGAAAAATGGTCTATATATTCAGCTTCTCTTACTTGGATGGCATCTATAACTCAATTACCTGATTATACTATAAGAAATGCTTACTTAGTAAAGATACCTTATACAGTATTTGCAGGAGATAAAAAAACAACAAGAGATACATATAATTTTACAGATGGATTAGAACAAAGATATGGTGTTGAAGGATTAAATTCAAGAGAAAAAGAATTATTTAAAAAGTTGAATAAAATTGGAAATAATGAAAGAATCTTATTACAACAAGCTTTTGATGAAATGATGGGACATCAATATGCAAATGTTCAACAAAGAATTTATGCAACAGGGCAAATTTTAGATAAAGAATTTGACTATTTGAGAGATGAATGGAAAACAGCATCAAAAGATTCTAATAAAATGAAAATATTTGGAACAAAAGGAGAGTACAAAACAGATACAGCTGGAGTTATTGACTACAAAAATGAAGCTTATGGAATGGCTTATGTTCATGAAAATGAAGATATTAAGTTAGGAAAAGGCATAGGCTGGTATACAGGAATAGTAGATAATACATTCAAATTTAAAGATATTGGAAGGTCAAAAGAAGAACAAATACAAGCCAAAGTAGGATTATTAAAATCAATTCCATTTGATGATAACAATAGTCTAAATTGGACAATATCAGGAGATATTTTTGTAGGATATAATAAAATGCATAGAAAATATTTAGTAGTAAATGAAATATTTAATGCAAGATCTAAATACTATACTTATGGAATAGGAATAAAGAATAAAATAAGTAAAGATTTTAGATTAAGCGAAGATTTCTCGTTAGTTCCATATGGTTCATTGAACTTAGAATATGGAAGAGTTAATAAGATAAAAGAAAAAGTTGGAGAAATAAGATTAGAAGTAAAAGAAAATTACTATGTATCAGTAAATCCAGAAATTGGAGCAGAGCTTACATATAAACATTTGCTAGCAAGTAGAAAGACATTTAGAATGGGATTAGGTATAGCCTATGAAAATGAATTAGGAAAAGTTGCAAATGGAAAGAATAAAGCAAGAGTAGCTTATACAAATGCAGATTGGTTCAATATTAGAGGTGAAAAAGAAGATAGAAAAGGAAATATCAAATTTGACTTAAATATTGGATTAGACAATCAAAGAGTAGGAGTAACTGCAAATGCAGGTTATGATACAAAAGGGCATAATGTAAGAGGAGGATTAGGACTAAGAGTTATATTCTAA
- the rpsT gene encoding 30S ribosomal protein S20 has product MANSKSAKKRILVAERNRVRNQAVKTRVKTMAKKVLSTIEVKDVEAAKTALSVAYKEFDKAVSKGILKKNTASRKKARLAAKVNSLVNSL; this is encoded by the coding sequence ATGGCAAATTCAAAATCAGCTAAAAAGAGAATATTAGTAGCAGAAAGAAATAGAGTTAGAAATCAAGCAGTTAAAACAAGAGTTAAAACTATGGCTAAAAAAGTTTTATCTACAATAGAAGTGAAAGATGTTGAAGCTGCAAAAACTGCATTATCAGTTGCATACAAAGAATTTGATAAGGCTGTAAGTAAAGGAATTTTAAAGAAAAATACTGCTTCTAGAAAGAAAGCTAGATTAGCAGCAAAAGTTAATTCTTTAGTAAATTCTCTTTAA
- the trhA gene encoding PAQR family membrane homeostasis protein TrhA, protein MRLNRRLTFSEELGNTITHGVMAAATLVLLPIGSLWGYFHGGYASATGISIFIMSLLLMFLSSTLYHAMNHNSKHKAIFRILDHIFIYVAIAGSYTPVALVIIGGWKGILIVVVQWVIVLVGILYKSLATRAMPKLSLTLYLVMGWIAIFFFPTLVRKANTVFLVLVILGGVMYSIGAYFFVHDYKKYYHMVWHLFINVAAILHLIGIGFFLYRK, encoded by the coding sequence ATGAGATTAAATAGAAGATTAACATTTTCAGAAGAACTTGGAAATACTATTACACACGGAGTTATGGCAGCAGCTACTTTAGTGTTACTCCCTATTGGAAGTTTATGGGGATATTTTCATGGTGGTTATGCCTCAGCTACTGGAATAAGTATTTTTATTATGTCTTTACTTTTAATGTTTTTAAGTTCAACTCTTTATCATGCTATGAATCATAATAGTAAACATAAGGCAATTTTTAGAATTTTGGATCATATTTTTATCTATGTTGCTATTGCTGGTAGTTATACCCCTGTTGCCTTAGTTATAATTGGTGGTTGGAAAGGAATTTTAATTGTTGTAGTACAATGGGTAATTGTATTAGTTGGAATATTATATAAGTCATTAGCAACAAGAGCTATGCCAAAATTAAGTTTAACTTTATATTTAGTTATGGGTTGGATAGCAATATTTTTCTTCCCTACACTTGTCAGAAAAGCAAATACAGTTTTTCTTGTCTTAGTTATATTAGGTGGAGTTATGTATTCAATAGGTGCTTATTTCTTTGTTCATGACTATAAAAAATATTATCATATGGTATGGCATTTATTTATAAATGTTGCTGCTATTTTACATCTAATTGGAATAGGATTTTTCCTATATAGAAAATAA
- a CDS encoding thioesterase family protein has product MFKFNYTIKQEDLNYGNHVGNERALLFFQWARESFLRQNNLSETNIGDGSGFIQVEATVQYKKQLFLNQKIEVRITKIEIKGLKIIFEHEIYNGQDLVITGTTTVLAYNYEEQKVKKVPANFKGIVEKY; this is encoded by the coding sequence ATGTTTAAATTTAACTATACTATAAAACAAGAAGATTTAAATTATGGAAATCATGTTGGAAATGAAAGAGCATTACTATTTTTTCAATGGGCTAGAGAATCTTTTTTAAGGCAAAATAATTTGAGTGAAACTAATATTGGTGATGGCAGTGGATTTATTCAGGTTGAAGCTACTGTTCAATACAAAAAACAATTATTTTTAAATCAAAAAATAGAAGTTAGGATAACAAAAATAGAAATAAAAGGCTTGAAAATAATTTTTGAACATGAAATATATAATGGACAAGATTTAGTTATAACAGGGACTACAACAGTTCTTGCATACAATTATGAAGAACAAAAAGTTAAAAAAGTTCCTGCTAATTTTAAAGGAATAGTTGAAAAATATTAG
- a CDS encoding nitroreductase family protein, producing the protein MIIENIKHTRSHRRFTEKKITEEEILEMLEGARFSASTKNAQILRYSYTIDDENCQKLFSAVSLGGLLKNEDKATLEERARAFILISAKKDVKTPESRLYFDVGIASQNIILIADELGYGACIVMSYNKKAFEEILGLPEEYDSKAVIILGESKDIVKLIDSKDEEDTKYFVESGIHHVPKLKLGDLILGKK; encoded by the coding sequence ATGATAATTGAAAATATTAAGCATACTCGTTCACACAGAAGATTCACTGAAAAAAAGATTACTGAAGAAGAAATTTTAGAAATGTTAGAAGGAGCAAGATTTTCTGCTTCAACTAAAAATGCTCAAATTTTAAGATATTCTTATACAATAGATGATGAAAATTGTCAAAAATTATTTTCTGCTGTTTCTTTAGGAGGACTTTTAAAAAATGAAGATAAGGCTACACTTGAAGAAAGAGCCAGAGCCTTTATATTAATTTCTGCAAAAAAAGATGTAAAAACTCCTGAATCAAGACTTTATTTTGATGTTGGTATAGCCTCTCAAAATATCATTTTAATAGCTGATGAATTAGGTTATGGTGCATGTATTGTTATGTCATATAATAAGAAAGCTTTTGAAGAAATCTTAGGACTACCAGAAGAATACGACTCAAAAGCTGTCATAATCTTAGGAGAATCTAAGGATATTGTTAAATTAATAGATTCAAAAGATGAAGAAGATACTAAATATTTTGTTGAAAGTGGAATACACCATGTCCCTAAATTAAAATTAGGCGATCTTATTCTTGGGAAAAAATAA
- a CDS encoding DJ-1/PfpI family protein → MKRIAIFLFEGAELFEIASFTDIFGWNNVVGLKEFRDIKVETISYKESIKCTWGGELRAEKIITEDNVENFYEYDALVIPGGFGKANFFKDNDNKIFKKLIKYFSENNKIIVAICSAVINLLETTYIKDKKVTTYLLDNKRYFNQLKNYNIIPVEEEIVMDNNLLTCSGPGNALELSFRVLEKLTSKENVKIIQNNMYLK, encoded by the coding sequence ATGAAAAGGATAGCAATATTTTTATTTGAAGGTGCAGAATTATTTGAAATAGCAAGTTTTACAGATATATTTGGTTGGAATAATGTTGTTGGTTTAAAAGAATTTAGAGATATAAAAGTGGAAACTATTTCATATAAAGAAAGTATAAAATGTACTTGGGGTGGAGAATTAAGAGCAGAAAAAATTATTACAGAAGATAATGTAGAAAACTTTTATGAATACGATGCTTTAGTTATTCCAGGTGGTTTTGGAAAAGCTAATTTTTTTAAAGATAATGATAATAAAATTTTTAAAAAACTAATTAAATATTTTTCTGAAAATAATAAAATTATTGTTGCTATTTGTAGTGCAGTAATAAATTTATTAGAAACAACTTATATAAAAGATAAGAAAGTTACAACTTATTTACTGGATAATAAAAGATATTTTAATCAATTAAAAAACTATAATATTATTCCAGTTGAAGAAGAAATAGTTATGGATAATAATTTGTTGACTTGTTCAGGACCTGGAAATGCTTTAGAATTATCTTTTAGAGTTTTGGAGAAATTAACATCTAAGGAAAATGTAAAAATTATTCAAAATAATATGTATTTAAAATAA
- a CDS encoding glycerophosphodiester phosphodiesterase has translation MKIFAHRGASGYAPENTLTAIKKAIEMKADGIEIDIQLTKDGKIVVIHDWKVDRTTTGRGFVYELDFDYIRSLDAGQWYTKDFIGEIVPTLEEVLDVLPNDMMLNIKIKDTARKHSNIEEKMLEVLKKYPEKFENIIISSFHHDKIKRLQELEPKLKLALLTDSEFIEIEKYLSTNGLKSYSYHPEINLISKKDVEILHKNGVKVFVWTVNKEEDLDYLVKLGVDGVITNYPDIMKELLM, from the coding sequence ATGAAAATTTTTGCACATAGAGGAGCATCTGGCTATGCACCAGAAAATACTTTAACAGCAATTAAAAAAGCTATTGAAATGAAAGCTGATGGTATAGAAATAGATATTCAACTTACAAAAGATGGAAAAATAGTTGTTATACATGATTGGAAAGTTGATAGAACTACAACTGGTAGAGGTTTTGTGTATGAACTAGATTTTGATTACATAAGATCTTTGGATGCAGGACAATGGTATACAAAAGATTTCATAGGTGAAATTGTTCCTACATTAGAGGAAGTTTTAGATGTGCTTCCAAATGATATGATGTTAAATATAAAAATTAAAGATACAGCAAGAAAACACAGTAATATAGAAGAAAAAATGCTAGAAGTTTTAAAGAAATATCCAGAAAAGTTTGAGAATATTATTATATCTTCTTTTCATCATGATAAAATAAAGAGATTACAAGAATTAGAACCAAAGTTAAAATTAGCATTATTAACTGATAGTGAATTTATAGAAATAGAAAAATATTTATCAACTAATGGATTAAAGTCTTATAGTTATCATCCAGAAATAAATCTTATTTCTAAAAAAGATGTTGAAATATTACATAAAAATGGTGTAAAAGTTTTTGTTTGGACAGTTAATAAAGAAGAAGATTTAGATTATTTAGTTAAGTTAGGAGTTGATGGGGTTATAACTAACTATCCTGACATTATGAAAGAATTATTAATGTAA
- a CDS encoding FKBP-type peptidyl-prolyl cis-trans isomerase yields MKIGENKVVTLEYKVYDADTKELLEDTTELGPYFYIQGMGQFLPKIEAALDGKSKGHKLKIEIPMDEAYGDYDEELVEELTKADFADFDDIYEGMEFVVELEDGTEMIAVITEIDGDKVYTDSNHPFSGRNLLFEVEVADVREATDEELDHGHVHFHGFEDDEE; encoded by the coding sequence ATGAAAATAGGAGAAAATAAAGTTGTAACACTGGAATATAAAGTATACGATGCAGATACAAAAGAATTATTAGAAGATACTACTGAATTAGGACCATATTTCTATATTCAAGGTATGGGACAATTTCTACCTAAAATAGAAGCAGCACTAGATGGTAAATCAAAAGGACATAAATTAAAAATTGAAATTCCTATGGATGAAGCTTATGGAGATTATGATGAAGAATTAGTTGAAGAATTAACAAAAGCTGATTTTGCAGATTTTGATGATATCTATGAAGGAATGGAATTTGTTGTTGAATTAGAAGATGGAACAGAAATGATAGCTGTTATCACTGAAATAGATGGAGATAAAGTTTACACAGATTCAAATCACCCATTCTCTGGAAGAAATTTATTGTTTGAAGTGGAAGTAGCTGATGTGAGAGAAGCTACTGATGAAGAATTAGACCATGGACATGTACATTTTCACGGATTTGAAGATGATGAGGAGTAA